Proteins from a genomic interval of Corallococcus macrosporus:
- a CDS encoding sugar porter family MFS transporter codes for MADVLDVPTSGPPAQRETRTGRVIGISVVAALGGFLFGFDTAVINGTVTALKAEFAASSLGLGLAVSSALIGSAAGAFAAGPFADRYGRRRAMMLAAGLFIISAIGSGLAFSLWDLSFWRLVGGLGVGFASVVAPTYIAEIAPAYLRGRLASLQQLAIVVGIFVALLGDFAIALYAGSASNPTWLGLTAWRWMFFSGLPPALFYGIGAVFISESPRFLVARGREQEALSVLRDIEGDAAPSKVVEIRRSLRANYTPHLADLKGGRFGFLPIVWIGIVLAMLQQFVGINVIFYYSSVLWQAVGFSEHNSLAITVITSVTNILTTLVAIAFVDKVGRKPLLIIGSVGMALTLGLMAYLFGTAPLDAAGKPVLHGAAGTTALIAANLYVVFFGFSWGPVVWVLLGEMFPNSIRALALSIAAMAQWLANFLVSATFPSLQAIGLGWAYGLYAAAAVFSVFFAAKFIRETKGRELEQM; via the coding sequence ATGGCGGATGTCCTCGATGTCCCGACGAGCGGTCCCCCGGCGCAGCGGGAGACCCGGACCGGCAGGGTCATTGGCATCTCCGTGGTGGCCGCCCTGGGCGGGTTCCTCTTCGGCTTCGACACCGCCGTCATCAACGGCACGGTCACCGCCCTGAAGGCCGAGTTCGCCGCGAGCAGCTTGGGCCTGGGGCTGGCGGTGTCCTCCGCGCTCATCGGCTCGGCGGCGGGCGCCTTCGCCGCGGGGCCCTTCGCGGACCGCTACGGCCGCCGGCGCGCGATGATGCTCGCGGCGGGCCTGTTCATCATCAGCGCCATCGGGTCCGGGCTCGCGTTCTCCCTCTGGGACCTGAGCTTCTGGCGGCTGGTGGGCGGCCTGGGGGTGGGCTTCGCCAGCGTCGTCGCGCCCACGTACATCGCGGAGATCGCCCCGGCGTATCTGCGCGGCCGTCTGGCGTCGCTCCAACAACTGGCCATCGTGGTCGGCATCTTCGTGGCCCTGCTGGGAGACTTCGCCATCGCGCTCTACGCGGGCTCCGCCTCCAACCCCACCTGGCTGGGCCTCACCGCGTGGCGGTGGATGTTCTTCAGCGGCCTGCCGCCCGCGCTCTTCTACGGCATCGGCGCCGTCTTCATCTCGGAGTCCCCGCGATTCCTCGTGGCCCGGGGGCGCGAGCAGGAGGCGCTGAGCGTGCTGCGCGACATCGAGGGGGACGCCGCGCCCTCCAAGGTCGTGGAGATCCGCCGCTCGCTGCGCGCGAACTACACGCCGCACCTGGCGGACCTGAAGGGCGGCCGCTTCGGGTTCCTGCCCATCGTGTGGATCGGCATCGTGCTCGCGATGCTCCAGCAGTTCGTGGGCATCAACGTCATCTTCTACTACTCCAGCGTCCTCTGGCAGGCGGTGGGCTTCTCCGAGCACAACTCGCTGGCCATCACCGTCATCACCAGCGTCACCAACATCCTCACTACGCTCGTGGCCATCGCGTTCGTGGACAAGGTGGGAAGAAAGCCCCTGCTGATCATCGGCTCCGTGGGCATGGCGCTCACGCTGGGCCTGATGGCGTACCTCTTCGGCACCGCGCCGCTGGACGCCGCGGGCAAGCCCGTCCTCCATGGCGCGGCCGGCACCACGGCGCTCATCGCCGCCAACCTCTATGTCGTCTTCTTCGGCTTCTCGTGGGGCCCCGTCGTCTGGGTGCTGCTGGGCGAGATGTTCCCCAACAGCATCCGCGCGCTCGCGCTGTCCATCGCGGCCATGGCGCAGTGGCTGGCCAACTTCCTGGTGTCCGCCACGTTCCCGTCGCTGCAGGCCATCGGGCTGGGCTGGGCGTACGGCCTGTATGCCGCGGCCGCCGTGTTCTCCGTCTTCTTCGCCGCGAAGTTCATCCGCGAGACGAAGGGTCGGGAGCTGGAACAGATGTAG
- a CDS encoding DUF4215 domain-containing protein — MLKHSPARTRLASLVLASFLLALTACPGDENPDEDGGTTVTDGGNTDGGNTDGGDTLPDGGSYDPGPQVCGDGKQQKGEACDDGNNASGDGCRANCLEVESGYVCPFPGEACVKAAMCGNGLLEANEVCDDRNAESNDGCSADCKTVETGWACPLQGQRCKAAACGDKVIAGDEECEDGNAAKGDGCSDICRLEQGYKCDVVGQACTKTTCGDGKKEGTEQCDDGNHDMGDGCSPLCVLEPKCVNGTCEARCGDGVILPGDKTEECDDGNVRSNDGCSSTCKLEAGFACVRVTESPPASVEIPVVYRDFCGVSSGCVAPLAAHPDFNDANGPELGIVGAKYGPLGADGKPIYAKGSGSAVTHGKTAFDQWYRDTPGVNVTEVGTLKLDKQGNGSYLFNDQTFFPLDTSGWVGQGKENLLNDNNNIKRNFSFTSETRYWFEFKGTEVLTFLGDDDVWVFINRKLALDLGGVHGATEGTVSLADAPTVASLGLVKGKIYEVVVFQAERHTSQSSYKLTLNNFETQRTECKSTCGNGVIDPGEQCDQGNNNGPGYGKCSLTCIWNARCGDGIRQEDDGEDCDDGNTTPRDGCSAVCRVEIG; from the coding sequence ATGCTGAAACATTCCCCCGCTCGGACTCGACTCGCGAGCCTCGTGCTCGCTTCCTTCCTCCTCGCACTCACAGCCTGCCCCGGCGACGAAAACCCTGACGAAGACGGTGGGACGACCGTCACCGACGGTGGAAACACCGACGGTGGAAACACCGACGGCGGCGACACGCTGCCGGACGGCGGCTCGTATGATCCGGGCCCCCAGGTCTGTGGCGACGGCAAGCAGCAGAAGGGCGAGGCCTGTGACGACGGCAACAACGCGTCCGGTGACGGCTGTCGCGCCAACTGCCTGGAGGTGGAGTCCGGCTACGTCTGCCCGTTCCCGGGTGAGGCGTGCGTGAAGGCCGCGATGTGCGGCAACGGCCTCCTGGAGGCGAACGAGGTCTGCGACGACCGCAACGCGGAGTCCAACGACGGCTGCTCCGCGGACTGCAAGACCGTGGAGACGGGCTGGGCGTGCCCCCTGCAGGGCCAGCGCTGCAAGGCGGCCGCGTGCGGTGACAAGGTCATCGCCGGTGACGAGGAGTGCGAGGACGGCAACGCCGCCAAGGGCGACGGCTGCAGCGACATCTGCCGCCTGGAGCAGGGCTACAAGTGCGACGTCGTGGGCCAGGCGTGCACGAAGACGACCTGCGGCGACGGCAAGAAGGAAGGCACCGAGCAGTGCGACGACGGCAACCACGACATGGGCGACGGCTGCTCGCCGCTGTGCGTGCTGGAGCCCAAGTGCGTGAACGGCACCTGCGAAGCGCGCTGCGGCGACGGCGTCATCCTGCCGGGTGACAAGACCGAGGAGTGCGACGACGGCAACGTGCGCTCCAACGACGGCTGCTCGTCCACCTGCAAGCTGGAGGCGGGCTTCGCCTGCGTGCGCGTCACCGAGTCCCCGCCGGCCTCGGTGGAGATCCCCGTCGTGTACCGCGACTTCTGCGGCGTGAGCTCGGGCTGCGTGGCCCCCCTGGCCGCCCACCCGGACTTCAATGACGCGAACGGCCCCGAGCTGGGCATCGTCGGCGCGAAGTACGGCCCGCTGGGCGCGGACGGCAAGCCCATCTACGCCAAGGGCAGCGGCTCCGCCGTCACCCACGGCAAGACGGCCTTCGACCAGTGGTACCGCGACACGCCGGGCGTCAACGTGACGGAGGTCGGCACGCTGAAGCTCGACAAGCAGGGCAACGGCTCCTACCTGTTCAACGACCAGACCTTCTTCCCGCTCGACACCAGCGGCTGGGTGGGCCAGGGCAAGGAGAACCTGCTCAACGACAACAACAACATCAAGCGCAACTTCAGCTTCACCAGCGAGACGCGCTACTGGTTCGAGTTCAAGGGCACCGAGGTCCTGACGTTCCTCGGTGACGACGACGTGTGGGTGTTCATCAACCGCAAGCTCGCCCTGGACCTGGGCGGCGTGCACGGCGCGACGGAAGGCACCGTGTCCCTGGCGGACGCGCCCACGGTCGCCTCCCTGGGCCTGGTGAAGGGCAAGATCTACGAGGTCGTCGTGTTCCAGGCCGAGCGCCACACGTCGCAGTCCTCGTACAAGCTGACCCTGAACAACTTCGAAACGCAGCGCACCGAGTGCAAGTCCACCTGCGGCAACGGCGTCATCGACCCGGGTGAGCAGTGCGACCAGGGCAACAACAACGGCCCGGGCTACGGCAAGTGCAGCCTGACCTGCATCTGGAACGCGCGCTGCGGCGACGGCATCCGCCAGGAGGATGACGGCGAGGACTGCGACGACGGCAACACCACCCCCCGCGACGGCTGCAGCGCCGTCTGCCGCGTCGAGATCGGCTGA
- a CDS encoding serine/threonine-protein kinase, which translates to MTTTQSCPNCGTVHDTRVYVSGQKVTCRCGIRFEVRRADVSGIHRPNTAEPSGVRPAVKANDEAGVAVTFVPRAAENPPESASPSAARGVGADGEDAVGQEMRAGSVPGGSDMNVPRPDGVGKADEGEVPVAVVPAAVEGRNAPVSGVAVPTADPGAQALAPDGVEATLVRAATPGVKAPRVMDTGLRAIEHAETVLTGAKPQLPGLELLEVLGRGGMGEVWLARQQSLGRTVAVKVLPPRLAKDEEFVSRFDKEATALAALSHPNIVQIIDRGVQGEHYYFVMEYVEGQSLRHALSGREGLSPAQALKVLLQVARAVECAHAKSIIHRDLKPENILLDGRMHAKVADFGLAGIHEPNSEKQLTATAVAMGTLNYMAPEQRRDAKNVDGRADLFSLGVMMYEALTGELPVGRFKLPSERVRGLDPRVDPVVEKLLETDREARYATASEVCEALEALVAASSSSPHVAPASALARAQPSHVASMKAITGPETAVLEALHAGWGRVRTGLSIVGGLAVLGFAVRAFVGVGGLAGLTGVPREAPPPVLHFPANTEGEVFAGLKLTPPTAGSDDSTLELGFEPGEEELNVHSGTWTMDQGELRVVQAGREADGKLVPRAYLAHRYFTSDDFTAEVLMDVKPLGKEWSVEEDGQHFSELAFRIRDVQVSVFAIPDAGMRLSWRYFSPEDGHEVVGNSAEDTKNLVQDEMPVPKQGPFLVKLQLKRQKSGVRVDAFLNKRLFASKVLPGFEGRVGKLALGCRNLQCTFDDLKVVGPLQERPVRRVATGE; encoded by the coding sequence ATGACGACGACCCAGTCGTGCCCCAACTGCGGCACGGTGCACGACACCCGGGTGTACGTGAGCGGCCAGAAGGTCACGTGCCGCTGCGGCATCCGGTTCGAGGTGCGGCGCGCGGACGTGTCCGGCATCCACCGCCCGAATACGGCCGAGCCGTCGGGCGTCCGTCCGGCCGTGAAGGCCAACGACGAAGCAGGCGTCGCGGTGACGTTCGTCCCGCGCGCGGCGGAGAATCCGCCAGAATCGGCGTCACCTTCCGCCGCTCGCGGTGTTGGAGCGGACGGGGAGGACGCGGTGGGACAGGAGATGAGGGCCGGCTCCGTCCCAGGGGGCAGCGACATGAACGTCCCGCGACCGGATGGCGTGGGGAAGGCGGACGAGGGCGAGGTTCCCGTGGCGGTCGTTCCGGCCGCCGTGGAGGGCCGCAACGCGCCTGTGTCCGGAGTGGCGGTGCCCACGGCGGATCCAGGCGCGCAGGCGCTGGCCCCGGACGGGGTGGAGGCCACGCTGGTGCGCGCGGCGACGCCGGGGGTGAAGGCCCCCCGGGTGATGGACACGGGCCTGCGCGCCATCGAGCACGCGGAGACGGTGCTGACGGGCGCGAAGCCCCAGCTGCCGGGCCTGGAGCTCCTGGAGGTGCTGGGGCGCGGCGGCATGGGCGAGGTGTGGCTCGCGCGCCAGCAGTCCCTGGGCCGCACGGTGGCGGTGAAGGTGCTGCCGCCCCGGTTGGCGAAGGACGAGGAGTTCGTGTCGCGCTTCGACAAGGAGGCGACCGCGCTGGCGGCCCTGAGCCACCCGAACATCGTGCAGATCATCGACCGGGGCGTGCAGGGCGAGCACTACTACTTCGTCATGGAGTACGTGGAGGGCCAGTCGCTGCGCCACGCGCTGAGCGGCCGGGAGGGCCTCTCCCCCGCGCAGGCCCTGAAGGTGCTGCTCCAGGTGGCGCGCGCCGTGGAGTGCGCGCACGCGAAGAGCATCATCCACCGCGACCTGAAGCCGGAGAACATCCTGCTGGACGGGCGGATGCACGCGAAGGTGGCGGACTTCGGCCTGGCGGGCATCCACGAGCCGAACTCGGAGAAGCAGCTCACCGCGACGGCGGTGGCCATGGGCACGCTCAACTACATGGCCCCGGAGCAGCGCCGGGACGCGAAGAACGTGGACGGCCGGGCGGACCTCTTCTCCCTGGGCGTGATGATGTACGAGGCGCTCACGGGAGAGCTGCCCGTGGGCCGCTTCAAGCTGCCGTCGGAGCGCGTGCGCGGCCTGGACCCGCGCGTGGATCCGGTGGTGGAGAAGCTGCTGGAGACGGACCGCGAGGCCCGCTACGCCACCGCCTCGGAGGTGTGCGAGGCGCTGGAGGCGCTGGTGGCGGCCTCGTCGTCGTCGCCGCACGTGGCGCCCGCGTCGGCGCTGGCGCGCGCGCAGCCCTCGCACGTGGCGTCCATGAAGGCCATCACGGGCCCGGAGACCGCCGTGCTGGAGGCGCTTCACGCGGGCTGGGGCCGCGTGCGCACCGGCCTGTCCATCGTGGGCGGCCTGGCCGTGCTGGGCTTCGCGGTGCGCGCCTTCGTGGGCGTCGGGGGCCTGGCGGGGCTGACCGGCGTCCCGCGGGAAGCGCCGCCCCCCGTGCTGCACTTCCCGGCCAACACGGAAGGGGAGGTGTTCGCCGGACTGAAGCTCACGCCCCCCACGGCCGGCTCCGACGACAGCACCCTGGAGCTGGGCTTCGAGCCTGGCGAGGAGGAGCTCAACGTCCACAGCGGCACCTGGACCATGGACCAGGGCGAGCTGCGGGTCGTGCAGGCCGGCCGTGAGGCGGACGGCAAGCTGGTGCCGCGCGCGTACCTGGCGCACCGCTACTTCACGAGCGACGACTTCACGGCGGAAGTGCTGATGGACGTGAAGCCGCTGGGCAAGGAGTGGTCCGTCGAGGAGGACGGGCAGCACTTCAGCGAGCTGGCGTTCCGCATCCGCGACGTGCAGGTGTCCGTCTTCGCCATCCCGGACGCGGGCATGCGCCTGTCGTGGCGCTACTTCTCCCCGGAGGACGGGCACGAGGTGGTGGGCAACAGCGCGGAGGACACCAAGAACCTCGTCCAGGACGAGATGCCGGTGCCCAAGCAGGGCCCGTTCCTGGTGAAGCTCCAGCTCAAGCGGCAGAAGAGCGGCGTGCGGGTGGACGCGTTCCTCAACAAGCGGCTCTTCGCCTCCAAGGTGCTGCCGGGCTTCGAGGGCCGCGTGGGCAAGCTGGCCCTGGGCTGCCGCAACCTCCAGTGCACCTTCGACGACCTGAAGGTCGTGGGGCCGCTGCAGGAGCGCCCCGTGCGCCGCGTCGCCACCGGCGAGTAG
- a CDS encoding adenylate/guanylate cyclase domain-containing protein, protein MNQAPAPFPPRSGSHPRGPHLTGRFADGTLGEFPLGPTTSLGRHPSNTLRLVDREVSKEHATIEKVGRDFVLRDLNSSNGTFVNGRRVTGEMRLKDGDEIALGSSRLVFHSGEAAPGGPNPPTLPGVTVVANAVSMPAFLAQMDQVPQNFRPAEQVTDTAALRRDYEKLRIAHEFHRQVSLKGNQDDLFEQILKVAFELLAADHGVILKVGPEGEFIPAAVHHRQGKQVNVMLSDTVLKRVVETGKAVLTADAIIDERFSAAESIVAQGIRSAMAVPLLVNGDIMAVLFLDSRQQINAFSEKDLTILSGIAAQAGIALENAALAEQIRNEAVTRAELSRFLSKAVADAVINGGTEDLRQSRLAEVSCLFADIRGFTTLAESDSPQEVVSMLNSFFTAMADVVFRYEGNLDKFIGDCVMAVWGPPSSHPDDPARALRAALEMQDAVTELNRQRVLDGKKPIEVGIGVNTGQAVVGYMGSAERHEFTAIGDTVNTASRLCGIARSGEVLASEATVRKSGPGFDVEELPVLQVKGKEKGVQTFRVHGAELTTSTSRKVR, encoded by the coding sequence GTGAACCAGGCACCCGCCCCATTCCCGCCCAGGTCCGGGTCGCACCCGCGCGGGCCGCACCTGACGGGGCGGTTCGCGGACGGGACGCTGGGGGAGTTTCCCCTGGGTCCGACGACGTCGCTCGGCCGCCACCCGTCCAACACGCTGCGGCTGGTGGACCGGGAGGTCTCCAAGGAGCACGCCACCATCGAGAAGGTGGGGCGCGACTTCGTGCTGCGCGACCTGAACTCGTCCAACGGCACCTTCGTCAACGGGCGCCGGGTGACGGGGGAGATGCGCCTCAAGGACGGGGATGAGATCGCCCTGGGGTCCTCCCGGCTCGTCTTCCACAGCGGAGAGGCGGCGCCCGGCGGGCCCAACCCGCCGACGCTGCCGGGCGTGACGGTGGTGGCCAACGCCGTGTCCATGCCGGCCTTCCTGGCGCAGATGGACCAGGTGCCGCAGAACTTCCGCCCCGCGGAGCAGGTGACGGACACCGCCGCGCTGCGCCGGGACTACGAGAAGCTGCGAATCGCCCACGAGTTCCACCGGCAGGTGAGCCTCAAGGGCAACCAGGACGACCTGTTCGAGCAGATCCTCAAGGTCGCCTTCGAGCTGCTCGCGGCCGACCACGGCGTCATCCTGAAGGTGGGCCCGGAGGGGGAGTTCATCCCGGCCGCGGTGCACCACCGGCAGGGCAAGCAGGTGAACGTCATGCTGTCGGACACCGTGCTCAAGCGCGTGGTGGAGACGGGCAAGGCGGTGCTCACGGCGGACGCCATCATCGACGAGCGCTTCTCCGCCGCGGAGAGCATCGTGGCGCAAGGCATCCGCTCCGCCATGGCGGTGCCGCTGCTGGTGAACGGCGACATCATGGCGGTGCTGTTCCTGGACAGCCGCCAGCAGATCAACGCCTTCTCGGAGAAGGACCTGACCATCCTCTCCGGCATCGCGGCGCAGGCGGGCATCGCGCTGGAGAACGCGGCGCTGGCGGAGCAGATCCGCAACGAGGCGGTGACGCGCGCGGAGCTGTCGCGCTTCCTGTCCAAGGCGGTGGCGGACGCGGTGATCAACGGCGGCACGGAGGACCTGCGCCAGAGCCGGCTCGCGGAGGTGAGCTGCCTGTTCGCGGACATCCGTGGCTTCACCACCCTGGCGGAGAGCGACTCGCCGCAGGAGGTGGTGTCGATGCTCAACAGCTTCTTCACCGCCATGGCGGACGTGGTGTTCCGCTACGAGGGCAACCTGGACAAGTTCATCGGGGACTGCGTGATGGCGGTGTGGGGTCCGCCGTCGTCGCACCCGGATGATCCGGCCCGGGCCCTGAGGGCCGCGCTGGAGATGCAGGACGCCGTCACGGAGCTCAACCGGCAGCGCGTGCTGGACGGCAAGAAGCCCATTGAAGTGGGCATCGGCGTCAACACCGGCCAGGCCGTCGTGGGCTACATGGGCAGCGCGGAGCGGCACGAGTTCACCGCCATCGGTGACACCGTGAACACCGCGTCGCGGCTGTGCGGCATCGCCCGGAGCGGCGAGGTGCTCGCGTCGGAGGCCACGGTGCGCAAGTCCGGGCCCGGCTTCGACGTGGAGGAGCTGCCGGTGCTCCAGGTGAAGGGCAAGGAGAAGGGCGTGCAGACCTTCCGCGTGCACGGCGCGGAGCTGACCACCTCCACCTCCCGCAAGGTGCGCTGA
- the truD gene encoding tRNA pseudouridine(13) synthase TruD, with amino-acid sequence MRIKQKPEDFSVKESYRFDEVENGKHRVYLMDKQKLSTFDAVNRIRDAFGLKPGAISYCGLKDKQGRTEQIIAVDGADVDMQEPDLRLKFLGRTDKPLSARNITSNRFSVTVRALTHDSLAPLNLAAAEVNRLGVVNYFDSQRFGALKHGQGFIAKDLIRGDFEAALHNYFARPSDLDRTEDAKVKGFWRDNWGKWDARVPFEGAKKYHRILRSLREHPGDWLRAFLQIDSDYRAMILFEYQSFLWNEGVRRYLQLMLPREAMFPMRYQAGTLLHFRDATPDVLHTLREKTFPLVGPDTTFQDPKVAEAMTWVLGREKLKLSDLRIKGAERMLYFKEEQRPLVMFPHKLVVGRTQNDDVNRGDIKVNVAFTLPPGAYATLVIKRLFHFEYTEDSKEDIRTSQRPRLVTTEREEARVEEARSAARASEGPSRHRTLADRAPSRTARPASSERPARRAEAPGKEARPPSRIGRPARQPREALPDLDEVKAAPSPAPEPEIPLGFRAKQKQRKQVKAEVRAEKAEKQRLAAAKSAKKQKRK; translated from the coding sequence GTGCGAATCAAGCAAAAACCCGAGGACTTCTCCGTGAAGGAGTCCTACCGCTTCGACGAAGTCGAAAACGGCAAGCATCGCGTCTACCTCATGGACAAGCAGAAGCTGTCCACGTTCGACGCGGTCAACCGCATCCGTGACGCGTTCGGTCTGAAGCCCGGCGCCATCAGCTACTGCGGCCTCAAGGACAAGCAGGGCCGGACCGAGCAGATCATCGCCGTGGACGGCGCCGACGTGGACATGCAGGAGCCCGACCTGCGCCTGAAGTTCCTGGGCCGGACGGACAAGCCGCTGTCCGCGCGCAACATCACCTCCAACCGCTTCTCCGTCACCGTGCGCGCCCTGACGCACGACTCGCTGGCGCCGCTCAACCTGGCCGCCGCGGAGGTGAACCGGCTGGGCGTGGTGAACTACTTCGACAGCCAGCGCTTCGGCGCGCTCAAGCACGGCCAGGGCTTCATCGCCAAGGACCTCATCCGGGGCGACTTCGAGGCCGCGCTGCACAACTACTTCGCCCGCCCCTCGGACCTGGACCGCACCGAGGACGCCAAGGTGAAGGGCTTCTGGCGCGACAACTGGGGCAAGTGGGACGCGCGCGTGCCCTTCGAGGGCGCGAAGAAGTACCACCGCATCCTGCGCTCCCTGCGTGAGCACCCGGGCGACTGGCTCCGCGCGTTCCTGCAGATCGACTCGGACTACCGGGCGATGATCCTCTTCGAGTACCAGAGCTTCCTCTGGAACGAGGGCGTCCGGCGCTACCTCCAGCTGATGCTGCCGCGCGAGGCCATGTTCCCCATGCGCTACCAGGCCGGCACGCTCCTGCACTTCCGGGACGCGACCCCGGACGTGCTGCACACGCTGCGCGAGAAGACCTTCCCGCTCGTGGGGCCGGACACCACCTTCCAGGATCCGAAGGTGGCGGAGGCCATGACGTGGGTGCTGGGCCGCGAGAAGCTCAAGCTCTCCGACCTGCGCATCAAGGGCGCGGAGCGGATGCTCTACTTCAAGGAGGAGCAGCGCCCGCTGGTGATGTTCCCGCACAAGCTCGTCGTGGGCCGCACGCAGAACGACGACGTGAACCGCGGCGACATCAAGGTCAACGTGGCCTTCACGCTGCCCCCGGGCGCGTACGCCACGCTGGTCATCAAGCGCCTGTTCCACTTCGAGTACACGGAGGACTCGAAGGAGGACATCCGCACCTCGCAGCGCCCGCGGCTCGTCACCACCGAGCGCGAAGAGGCCCGCGTGGAGGAGGCCCGGAGCGCCGCCCGCGCCAGCGAGGGGCCCTCGCGCCACCGCACCCTCGCGGACCGCGCCCCCAGCCGCACCGCGCGTCCGGCCTCGTCCGAGCGCCCCGCCCGCCGGGCCGAGGCCCCGGGCAAGGAAGCCCGGCCCCCCAGCCGCATCGGCCGTCCGGCCCGCCAGCCCCGCGAGGCGCTGCCGGACCTGGATGAGGTCAAGGCCGCCCCCTCGCCGGCTCCGGAGCCGGAAATTCCGCTGGGCTTCCGGGCGAAGCAGAAGCAGCGCAAGCAGGTGAAGGCCGAAGTGCGGGCGGAAAAGGCCGAAAAGCAGCGCCTGGCCGCCGCCAAGTCCGCGAAAAAACAGAAGCGGAAGTGA
- a CDS encoding RNA polymerase sigma factor, which produces MAEEAAPLPWKADVQAARKGDPSAFEALVRSVQRPVYGLALRLLQSEAEAAEVAQEALLRAYQNLHRYDDARPFDLWVLAITRNLCLDLLRRRTKVRTEELEPMKEVLPSNEASQEDGAIAREERQSLEAAMETLSVDDREVLALYYVQKRTTKEIAQIMGCAPGTIMARLFRAREKLRKKMTPAEEETR; this is translated from the coding sequence ATGGCTGAGGAAGCCGCCCCGCTCCCCTGGAAGGCGGACGTGCAGGCCGCCCGCAAGGGGGACCCGTCCGCTTTCGAAGCGCTCGTGCGCAGCGTGCAGCGCCCGGTGTACGGCCTGGCGCTGCGCCTGCTGCAGAGCGAGGCGGAGGCCGCCGAGGTCGCGCAGGAGGCCCTGCTCCGCGCGTACCAGAACCTCCACCGCTACGACGACGCGCGCCCGTTCGACCTCTGGGTGCTCGCCATCACCCGCAACCTCTGCCTGGACCTGCTCCGCCGCCGCACCAAGGTGCGCACGGAGGAACTGGAGCCCATGAAGGAGGTGCTCCCCAGCAACGAGGCGTCCCAGGAGGACGGGGCCATCGCGCGCGAGGAGCGGCAGTCGCTGGAGGCCGCCATGGAGACGCTCTCCGTGGACGACCGCGAGGTGCTGGCCCTCTATTACGTCCAGAAGCGCACCACGAAGGAGATCGCGCAGATCATGGGCTGCGCGCCCGGGACCATCATGGCGAGGCTGTTCCGGGCCCGTGAGAAGCTGCGCAAGAAGATGACGCCCGCCGAGGAGGAGACGCGATGA
- a CDS encoding 2Fe-2S iron-sulfur cluster-binding protein, whose amino-acid sequence MRRLPDATPRGRAITVDLEGESIPAIEGEPVACSLIAAGENVLSRSVKYHRPRGPYCFAAACSHCLMRVDGLPNVYTCRTPAKEGMRLERQNAYPSAKVDIFETIDWFFPKRLDHHEMFAGVPVAEDVMARVARQLAGLGLLPKEAGPEPLPPRTFHTSVAVVGGGAAGLEAARVLAGKGVPFMLFERDATLGGRLAHGAPEENAPFVPEATAFPQGSVVRRATVIGLYDDEHGRYLAVASQEAANLRLLKVYAKRFLLTVGGHPPTLPFENNDLPGVIAGRAASLLLRKHDVAPRVAALVGHGPELHALAHLFTQRGVEVAAVVDLKGPLPANAHPKAVIGDGLKGHGLRGVTGLSFTPQGGRKQKVSCDAVVVSVPVAPGFELARQGGAKVEFDADAGHFRVEADADGRTQAADVFVAGDVAKVGTAKDAAAMGARAAQALLGGLS is encoded by the coding sequence ATGCGACGCCTCCCAGACGCAACCCCGCGCGGCAGGGCCATCACCGTGGACCTCGAGGGCGAGAGCATCCCCGCCATCGAAGGCGAGCCGGTGGCGTGCTCCCTCATCGCCGCGGGCGAGAACGTCCTCTCCCGCTCCGTGAAGTACCACCGCCCGCGCGGGCCGTACTGCTTCGCCGCGGCCTGCTCGCACTGCCTCATGCGCGTGGACGGGCTGCCCAACGTCTACACCTGCCGCACCCCCGCGAAGGAGGGCATGCGGCTGGAGCGGCAGAACGCGTACCCCTCCGCGAAGGTGGACATCTTCGAGACCATCGACTGGTTCTTCCCCAAGCGCCTGGATCACCACGAGATGTTCGCGGGCGTGCCGGTGGCGGAGGACGTGATGGCGCGCGTGGCCCGGCAACTGGCCGGCCTGGGCCTGCTGCCCAAGGAGGCGGGCCCGGAGCCCCTGCCCCCGCGCACCTTCCACACCTCCGTCGCGGTGGTGGGCGGCGGCGCGGCGGGCCTGGAGGCGGCGCGGGTGCTCGCGGGCAAGGGCGTGCCCTTCATGCTCTTCGAGCGCGACGCCACCCTGGGCGGGCGGCTGGCGCACGGCGCCCCGGAGGAGAACGCGCCCTTCGTGCCGGAGGCCACCGCGTTCCCGCAGGGCAGCGTGGTGCGCAGGGCCACCGTCATCGGCCTGTATGACGACGAGCACGGCCGCTACCTGGCGGTCGCGTCCCAGGAGGCCGCGAACCTGCGGCTGCTCAAGGTCTACGCGAAGCGCTTCCTGCTCACGGTGGGCGGCCATCCCCCCACCCTCCCCTTCGAGAACAACGACCTGCCCGGCGTCATCGCGGGCCGCGCGGCGAGCCTGCTCTTGCGCAAGCACGACGTGGCCCCGCGGGTGGCGGCGCTGGTGGGCCACGGCCCGGAGCTGCACGCGCTGGCGCACCTGTTCACCCAGCGCGGCGTGGAGGTGGCGGCGGTGGTGGACCTGAAGGGCCCGCTGCCCGCGAACGCGCACCCCAAGGCCGTCATCGGTGACGGGCTCAAGGGCCACGGCCTGCGCGGCGTGACGGGCTTGAGCTTCACGCCCCAGGGCGGCCGCAAGCAGAAGGTGTCGTGCGACGCCGTCGTCGTGTCGGTGCCGGTGGCGCCGGGCTTCGAGCTGGCGCGCCAGGGCGGCGCGAAGGTGGAGTTCGACGCGGACGCGGGCCACTTCCGGGTGGAGGCGGACGCGGACGGCCGCACGCAGGCGGCGGACGTGTTCGTCGCGGGAGACGTGGCGAAGGTCGGCACGGCGAAGGACGCCGCGGCCATGGGCGCACGCGCGGCGCAGGCGCTGCTGGGAGGGCTGTCATGA